From Montipora foliosa isolate CH-2021 chromosome 6, ASM3666993v2, whole genome shotgun sequence, a single genomic window includes:
- the LOC138007998 gene encoding uncharacterized protein, translating into MFRRRKMKTSKWCIARQYTPYQDEPLAEDDEEEEDQDEEADVHGLSLAVLESRYERTVAVNSWSRCQCQRSNDQNLVRVPEFRCCREVANAAAKLSFDSSIERISCLTQHDDYDALTNRTVLLQVAPLRRDKDGRTYRRRSGVPENEFM; encoded by the exons ATGTTTCGGAGGAGGAAGATGAAGACATCGAAGTGGTGTATAGCCCGCCAATACACGCCGTATCAAGACGAGCCACTCGCggaagatgatgaagaagaagaagatcaaGACGAAGAGGCTGATGTACATGGCCTTTCACTTGCAGTATTGGAGTCGAGATACGAGAGAACAGTCGCTGTGAACTCATG GTCACGGTGCCAGTGTCAACGATCCAACGACCAGAATTTAGTCCGTGTGCCAGAGTTTCGTTGTTGCAGAGAAGTAGCAAATGCAGCGGCAAAATTGTCTTTCGATAGCTCCATCGAACGCATTAGTTGCTTAACGCAGCACGATGACTATGATGCTCTTACAAACAGGACGGTGCTGCTGCAAGTCGCGCCGCTGCGGAGGGACAAAGATGGCCGAACTTACCGCCGTCGATCTGGGGTCCCAGAAAATGA ATTCATGTGA
- the LOC138007997 gene encoding toll-interacting protein B-like → MMGTDFSKMAAESGTRAPRANVMTGDLPEDFLRISPGMNQASPVGQMIPGQPVAYFQPTAFMQPYQQAASGRLSITVQQAKLAKNYGVTRMDPYCRIRVGNHVFESPTAYNGSKNPRWNKLMSIPVQEGVSEIYVEIFDERAFSMDERIAWGLIQIKEEVLQGETVDDWYSLSGKQGDDKEGMINLVLAYRKVPAPPPPATVVYPKMPVMMVPQPVVPGTQIIYPGGYGPYQPVPTGQQQPPPQQQMRPNQRQQDVAGLKDMFPNMEESVIRSVLEASGGDVNAATTHLLSMTDS, encoded by the exons ATGATGGGAACAGatttttccaagatggcggctgaGTCAG GGACAAGAGCCCCTCGAGCAAATGTTATGACTGGTGATTTGCCCGAGGATTTCTTGAGGATATCCCCAGGGATGAATCAAGCTTCTCCTGTTGGTCAAATGATACCAGGTCAACCTGTCGCATATTTTCAGCCAACTGCTTTTATGCAACCTTATCAACAGGCAGCGTCTGGACGACTAAGCATCACAGTACAGCAG GCAAAGCTTGCCAAGAATTATGGTGTTACGCGCATGGATCCTTACTGCCGTATCAGAGTTGGAAACCATGTCTTTGAAAGTCCAACAGCTTATAATGGATCAAAGAACCCCCGCTGGAATAAGTTGATGTCGAT ACCAGTGCAAGAAGGTGTGAGTGAAATATATGTAGAGATTTTTGATGAG CGAGCCTTTTCCATGGATGAGCGTATTGCTTGGGGTCTTATTCAAATCAAGGAGGAAGTTCTTCAAGGAGAAACTGTTGACGATTGGTACTCTCTGAGTGGCAAGCAAGGAGATGACAAAGAGGGAATGATCAATTTGGTTTTAGCATACAGG AAAGTACCAGCTCCACCACCCCCTGCCACTGTTGTGTATCCCAAAATGCCAGTTATGATGGTACCACAACCAGTTGTACCAGGAACTCAAATTATTTATCCTGGAGGTTATGGACCTTACCAGCCAGTTCCAACTGGACAACAGCAACCACCTCCACAGCAACAAATGAGACCCAATCAACGTCAACAAGACGTAGCAGgcttaaaagacatgtttccaAACATGGAAGAGAGTGTTATCCGATCTGTTCTCGAAGCCAGTGGTGGAGACGTCAATGCTGCTACCACTCATTTATTGAGTATGACAGACTCCTGA
- the LOC138007995 gene encoding uncharacterized protein, which translates to MLTQHWPLAELREIDRETWKLVSENGGKHPLSSTAVFYLPRVAGGRGTKSVKHEYKVIKIKVAIKLCMNPDPMMRSVRVFEERAAERGFPSLVKDAHRYAEELGMTLTLEPAELSCSSQSNPEKKITGHHVKQHLKEAVSTGLVEKVVDQKWHGHLLSSRWSDDQLSKHGCFAWLSEWSCVPTHTVAGLMELYEQLLPTRVYAAYKTGTSDQNNIMCRMCGNAPECIAHVLDGCSSLAQTKYLERHNAALKVLFFEILRDLDLNETVPPWFSRIEPRPMYESTHAQAFWDVPVYAEHTVVCANRVDVRIVDHKEKRVLLVEMSCPWVDNHVKKEAEKTEKYGPLRWELTRRYPGYRIVQLNVIMDVLGGWSQDLEAEMKKIFGLRSLDILKRMQKAVLSGSLNIARMFKVITK; encoded by the coding sequence ATGTTGACGCAGCACTGGCCCCTGGCGGAGTTAAGAGAAATTGACAGAGAGACATGGAAACTGGTTAGTGAGAATGGTGGCAAGCATCCGCTGAGCTCCACTGCGGTGTTTTATCTCCCGAGAGTGGCAGGTGGGCGTGGCACGAAGTCTGTCAAGCATGAATATAAGGTGATTAAGATCAAAGTGGCTATAAAGCTCTGCATGAATCCAGACCCAATGATGAGATCAGTTCGGGTGTTTGAAGAGAGAGCAGCGGAGAGAGGGTTTCCCTCACTTGTGAAGGATGCTCATAGGTATGCGGAGGAGTTGGGAATGACTTTGACCCTAGAGCCTGCTGAGTTATCGTGCAGTTCCCAAAGTAACCCTGAGAAGAAGATTACAGGCCATCATGTGAAACAACATCTAAAGGAAGCTGTCAGTACCGGGCTCGTGGAGAAGGTGGTGGATCAGAAGTGGCATGGTCACCTACTGAGTAGTAGGTGGAGTGATGATCAACTGAGTAAACATGGCTGCTTTGCCTGGTTGAGTGAGTGGAGTTGCGTGCCAACCCACACTGTCGCGGGGCTAATGGAGTTATACGAACAGCTCTTACCAACGCGTGTCTATGCGGCCTACAAGACGGGTACATCTGACCAGAATAACATCATGTGCAGGATGTGTGGAAATGCCCCAGAATGCATTGCGCACGTGTTAGATGGATGTTCATCGTTAGCACAGACCAAGTATTTGGAGAGGCATAATGCAGCACTGAAAGTGCTGTTCTTCGAAATCCTCAGAGACCTGGATCTGAATGAGACCGTCCCTCCTTGGTTTTCGCGCATCGAGCCCAGGCCGATGTATGAATCTACTCACGCGCAAGCTTTCTGGGATGTCCCAGTCTACGCTGAGCACACTGTCGTATGTGCCAACAGGGTAGATGTGCGCATTGTTGACCACAAAGAAAAGAGAGTATTACTGGTAGAAATGAGTTGTCCCTGGGTTGACAACCATGTGAAGAAAGAGGCTGAGAAGACGGAGAAGTATGGACCTCTGCGCTGGGAACTGACTAGGCGTTACCCTGGCTACAGGATCGTTCAATTAAATGTTATCATGGATGTACTGGGAGGTTGGTCCCAGGACCTGGAAGCTGAGATGAAGAAGATCTTCGGCCTACGTTCTTTAGATATTCTTAAGAGGATGCAAAAAGCTGTGCTTTCTGGTTCATTAAACATTGCACGCATGTTCAAAGTTATCACAAAGTGA
- the LOC138008014 gene encoding dehydrogenase/reductase SDR family member 12-like encodes MTFYRNLVWFGKGFKEYTKSGFLAAEKSFDPKALDVDVSSRSFMITGANSGIGKDAAMYLAKKGATLHMVCRNETRGEEARKEVSDATGNDKVKLHILDMSQPRKVWEFVEKFSSSGEPLNVLINNAGCMVNTREVDENGVEKNFATNTLGTYILTSGLIPQLLKQESPRVITVSSGGMLVMKLDVKDLQFEKMNPFDGTMAYAQNKRQQVIMTEKWAEKHHEIFFSSMHPGWADTPAVRSSMPGFYQKMKDRLRTSEQGADTIIWLAVSDVTKERSGSFYQDRKAVATHLPLAWSQASSNDKETLMSNLEEMAAKFK; translated from the exons ATGACGTTTTATAGGAATTTAGTGTGGTTCGGAAAAGGATTTAAAGAATACACGAAAAGCGGCTTCCTTGCTGCTGAAAAATCCTTCGACCCGAAAGCTCTTGATGTTGATGTTTCTTCTCGTTCGTTCATGATCACTGGAGCAAACAGCGGTATTGGAAAAGATGCAGCCATGTATTTGGCAAAAAAGGGAGCAACATTACATATGGTATGTCGCAATGAAACGCGAGGCGAGGAGGCAAGGAAAGAAGTCTCAGATGCAACTGGGAATGACAAGGTTAAACTCCACATACTGGACATGTCACAGCCCAGAAAAGTCTGGGAATTCGTAGAAAAGTTCTCATCGTCCGGTGAACCTCTCAATGTGTTGATAAACAACGCTGGCTGCATGGTTAATACAAGGGAAGTAGATGAGAATGGAGTGGAGAAAAACTTCGCAACCAACACTTTGGGAACGTACATCTTGACAAGTGGATTGATCCCACAACTCCTCAAGCAAGAATCGCCACGAGTTATCACTGTTTCATCAG GAGGCATGCTAGTGATGAAGCTTGATGTAAAAGATTTGCAGTTTGAAAAGATGAACCCATTTGATGGTACAATGGCATATGCCCAGAACAAACGACAGCAAGTTATTATGACTGAAAAGTGGGCAGAAAAGCACCATGAAATATTCTTTTCTTCTATGCACCCTG GTTGGGCTGACACTCCAGCTGTGCGGTCATCAATGCCTGGTTTTTACCAAAAAATGAAGGATCGCCTGCGTACATCAGAGCAGGGTGCAGACACAATCATATGGCTCGCTGTTTCTGATGTGACCAAGGAGAGAAGCGGTTCTTTTTATCAAGACAGAAAAGCAGTGGCAACACATTTACCACTTGCATGGTCTCAAGCGTCCAGTAACGATAAAGAAACACTTATGTCTAATCTTGAAGAAATGGCAGCAAAGTTTAAATAG